Proteins encoded by one window of Candidatus Pelagibacter giovannonii:
- the rsmD gene encoding 16S rRNA (guanine(966)-N(2))-methyltransferase RsmD, translated as MRIISGNLKGKKILLPKDKLTRPLKDLTKESIFNILKHSKLLNVELENSNILDLFSGVGSFGLECLSGGAKNVTFLENYTEVLNILKKNINNLNQQNQTKIIENDIFSKNTFKILNEKFDIIFMDPPYKEKKLPFLLNAITELKLLNTNGVIIIHRHKKEKDDLPKEFNLILEKSYGISKIIFGNILN; from the coding sequence ATGAGAATAATTTCAGGAAACCTTAAAGGGAAAAAAATTCTTCTACCTAAAGATAAACTTACAAGACCTCTTAAAGATTTAACGAAAGAATCAATTTTTAACATTTTAAAGCATTCTAAATTATTGAATGTAGAGTTAGAAAATTCTAATATTTTGGATTTATTTTCAGGCGTTGGATCATTTGGTCTCGAATGTTTATCTGGAGGTGCTAAAAATGTTACCTTCTTAGAAAATTACACGGAAGTATTAAATATTTTGAAGAAAAATATAAATAATTTAAATCAGCAAAATCAGACAAAAATAATTGAAAATGATATTTTTTCTAAAAATACATTTAAAATATTAAACGAGAAATTTGATATTATTTTCATGGATCCTCCCTATAAAGAGAAAAAATTACCATTTCTGTTGAATGCAATAACTGAATTAAAACTACTCAATACTAATGGAGTCATAATTATTCACAGACATAAAAAAGAAAAAGATGATTTACCAAAAGAGTTTAATCTAATTTTAGAAAAAAGTTATGGTATTTCAAAAATTATATTTGGAAATATTTTAAATTAA